Proteins encoded by one window of Lycium barbarum isolate Lr01 chromosome 11, ASM1917538v2, whole genome shotgun sequence:
- the LOC132617177 gene encoding E3 ubiquitin-protein ligase RMA1H1, with translation MALEQLDTTFNKHDTPLGKWKSINDQVEENISGGFECNICLDLVHDPVVTLCGHLYCWPCIYKWIHFQSVSSENSDQQQPQCPVCKAEVSQKTLIPLYGRGQSTKPSEGKATNLGIVIPQRPPSPRCGGHTLIPTTNSNPSQLLQRRNRQQQSRLSPGGTTANMLQHSMIGEVAYARIFGNSSTTLYTYPNSYNLAIGSSPRMRRQLSEADKSLGRICFFLFCCFVTCLILF, from the coding sequence ATGGCCTTAGAACAGCTGGACACTACCTTTAACAAACACGATACTCCGTTAGGGAAGTGGAAGTCGATAAACGATCAAGTTGAAGAGAATATTTCTGGTGGTTTTGAGTGTAACATATGCCTGGATCTCGTGCACGACCCTGTGGTAACTTTATGTGGTCACCTCTACTGTTGGCCTTGCATTTACAAATGGATTCATTTCCAGAGTGTTTCTTCAGAAAATTCGGATCAGCAACAGCCACAATGCCCTGTTTGCAAGGCTGAAGTTTCACAAAAAACCTTGATTCCACTCTATGGTCGCGGTCAATCTACAAAACCATCCGAAGGAAAGGCTACGAATCTTGGCATAGTCATTCCACAAAGGCCTCCGAGTCCACGATGTGGGGGCCACACGCTTATACCGACTACTAATTCAAATCCATCGCAGCTACTTCAACGACGAAATCGTCAACAACAGTCTCGGCTCAGCCCCGGGGGGACCACAGCTAATATGTTACAACACTCCATGATCGGGGAAGTGGCCTATGCAAGGATTTTTGGAAACTCATCAACAACTTTGTACACATATCCAAACTCTTATAACCTAGCAATCGGAAGTAGTCCAAGAATGAGAAGGCAATTATCAGAGGCTGATAAATCACTTGGCAGAATATGTTTTTTCCTCTTTTGTTGCTTTGTCACATGTCTAATCTTGTTTTGA